From one Pseudomonadota bacterium genomic stretch:
- a CDS encoding integrin alpha — protein sequence MKMQITAALLLVVLAGCTARDFFGYRDDAPLHAIARPDGYPSSLFGARLAPTFLHDGDGFADFVAASAGRTTPTIFYRLSSNGNLANVNEPWDEYLMNDKDAAEDTGSGAALAGLPTWADRDGGELALITGCVAIGEDEADNVHIYCMQDGTEIDLPGTATGEVNADEFGRALAAIRPTGGASWLLAAASRRFVTVFSSASGWDRSVPMYPRYDGTLDWPIVAIAAGALADDRIFVAAATLDAEEGTPPRVHLFLEGAPASRDFTEVACINRSGEDGFGGVMTTGDLDRDGDDELIVSAGPAEDRTDAVYVYRVGELAAAAPTCNSEAAEPAAIAVPGDGALDVSCQPDAACEFGAALAVGDLATDDDGPELIVGAPGAKVDGVRGAGAVYVFRGADLAADGTAEVAGRVADSAPEKDQRFGGGVAAAAVAGRQELIAGATGKGKLFIAYCTGVGEDIEEGADVTRNAKGKVVSTRCRPR from the coding sequence ATGAAGATGCAAATAACCGCCGCGCTCCTCCTCGTCGTCCTCGCGGGCTGCACGGCGCGCGACTTCTTCGGCTACAGGGACGACGCGCCGCTGCACGCGATCGCCCGGCCCGACGGCTACCCGTCGTCGCTGTTCGGCGCCCGGCTCGCGCCGACGTTCCTCCACGACGGCGACGGGTTCGCGGACTTCGTCGCGGCCTCGGCGGGGCGCACGACCCCCACGATCTTCTACAGGCTCTCGTCGAACGGGAACCTCGCGAACGTGAACGAGCCGTGGGACGAGTATCTCATGAACGACAAGGATGCCGCCGAGGACACGGGGAGCGGCGCCGCGCTCGCCGGCCTGCCGACCTGGGCCGATCGCGACGGGGGGGAGCTCGCGCTGATCACCGGGTGCGTCGCGATCGGCGAGGACGAGGCGGACAACGTCCACATCTACTGCATGCAGGACGGGACGGAGATCGATCTCCCGGGCACGGCGACCGGCGAGGTGAACGCCGACGAGTTCGGCCGCGCACTCGCCGCCATCCGACCCACGGGCGGCGCGAGCTGGCTCCTCGCCGCCGCGTCCCGGCGGTTCGTCACCGTGTTCAGCTCGGCCTCCGGGTGGGACAGGAGCGTCCCCATGTACCCGCGGTACGACGGAACGCTGGACTGGCCGATCGTCGCGATCGCGGCCGGGGCGCTCGCGGACGACCGCATCTTCGTCGCCGCCGCAACCCTGGACGCGGAAGAGGGCACGCCACCCCGTGTGCACCTGTTCCTCGAGGGCGCGCCAGCGAGCCGCGACTTCACCGAGGTCGCATGCATCAACCGGAGCGGCGAGGACGGCTTCGGCGGCGTCATGACCACCGGCGACCTCGATCGCGACGGCGACGACGAGCTGATCGTCTCGGCCGGACCGGCGGAAGACCGGACCGACGCCGTGTACGTCTATCGGGTCGGCGAGCTCGCGGCCGCGGCGCCGACCTGCAACAGCGAGGCCGCCGAGCCCGCGGCGATCGCGGTGCCCGGCGACGGGGCGCTCGACGTCTCCTGCCAGCCGGACGCGGCGTGCGAGTTCGGCGCGGCCCTCGCGGTGGGTGACCTCGCGACCGACGACGACGGGCCGGAGCTGATCGTCGGCGCCCCGGGCGCGAAGGTCGACGGGGTGCGCGGCGCGGGCGCGGTGTACGTCTTCCGCGGCGCGGATCTCGCGGCCGACGGGACCGCCGAGGTCGCCGGCCGCGTGGCCGATTCGGCCCCGGAGAAGGACCAGCGGTTCGGCGGCGGCGTGGCGGCGGCGGCGGTGGCGGGGCGGCAGGAGCTGATCGCCGGCGCGACCGGCAAGGGCAAGCTGTTCATCGCGTACTGCACGGGCGTCGGCGAGGACATCGAGGAGGGGGCGGACGTGACCCGCAACGCGAAGGGCAAGGTCGTGTCCACGCGCTGCCGCCCGAGGTGA
- a CDS encoding sigma-54 dependent transcriptional regulator produces MRSEPLQVLVADDEPNMRKVLRAMLEHDGYDVHLAEDGAAALGILADHHVDVLITDLRMPEIDGMELLKRVHGTRESMPVIMITAHGTVDTAVEAIKLGAFDYITKPFDRKALREIVAKAAKTCELQEKEASLERDLTGRFRIIGRSKPMEEIFQMIDRVAATPSTVLITGESGTGKELIARALHENSDRKEKPYIRVNCAAIPPTLIESELFGYEKGAFTGAESPKPGRFELADGGTLFLDEIGEVSLEMQVKLLRAIQEGEFERVGGVTTTRVNVRLITATNQDLRARIASGQFREDLYYRLNVVHIHLPPLRERQEDIGLLAEHFLGKYNERLGKKIEAIDEPAMRFLAGYPWPGNIRELENVLERCVLFCDDEEIRTEHLPPDVRGADAVAGAPGTASTEEELRIEGGLKDQVKAATASLEKQFIVRALEQTARNVTRAAQLLKISRKSLQTKMKEFGLRDEPTGPSADQKK; encoded by the coding sequence ATGCGCAGCGAGCCGTTACAGGTGCTCGTCGCCGACGACGAGCCGAACATGCGGAAGGTGCTCCGGGCGATGCTCGAGCACGACGGGTACGATGTCCACCTCGCGGAGGACGGCGCCGCGGCGCTCGGGATCCTCGCCGACCACCACGTCGACGTGCTCATCACCGACCTGCGCATGCCCGAGATCGACGGCATGGAGCTGCTCAAGCGCGTGCACGGCACGCGCGAGTCGATGCCGGTCATCATGATCACCGCGCACGGCACCGTCGACACCGCGGTCGAGGCGATCAAGCTCGGCGCGTTCGACTACATCACGAAGCCGTTCGACCGCAAGGCGCTGCGCGAGATCGTCGCCAAGGCCGCGAAGACGTGCGAGCTGCAGGAGAAGGAGGCGAGCCTCGAGCGCGATCTCACGGGCCGGTTCCGGATCATCGGGCGATCCAAGCCGATGGAGGAGATCTTCCAGATGATCGACCGCGTCGCCGCGACGCCGTCCACCGTGCTCATCACCGGCGAGAGCGGCACGGGCAAGGAGCTGATCGCCCGCGCCCTGCACGAGAACTCGGATCGCAAGGAGAAGCCGTACATCCGCGTCAACTGCGCGGCGATCCCGCCGACGCTCATCGAGAGCGAGCTGTTCGGCTACGAGAAGGGCGCGTTCACCGGCGCCGAGAGCCCGAAGCCCGGCCGGTTCGAGCTCGCGGACGGCGGCACGCTGTTCCTCGACGAGATCGGCGAGGTGTCGCTCGAGATGCAGGTGAAGCTGCTGCGCGCGATCCAGGAGGGCGAGTTCGAGCGCGTGGGCGGCGTGACGACGACCCGCGTCAACGTGCGGCTCATCACGGCGACGAACCAGGATCTGCGGGCGCGGATCGCCTCCGGCCAGTTCCGCGAGGATCTGTACTACCGCCTGAACGTCGTGCACATCCACCTGCCCCCGCTGCGGGAGCGCCAGGAGGACATCGGGCTGCTCGCCGAGCACTTCCTCGGCAAGTACAACGAGCGGCTGGGCAAGAAGATCGAGGCGATCGACGAGCCCGCGATGCGGTTCCTCGCCGGGTACCCGTGGCCGGGCAACATCCGCGAGCTCGAGAACGTGCTCGAGAGGTGCGTGCTCTTCTGCGACGACGAGGAGATCCGCACCGAGCACCTGCCGCCCGACGTGCGCGGCGCCGACGCCGTCGCGGGCGCGCCGGGCACGGCCTCGACGGAGGAGGAGCTGCGGATCGAGGGCGGGCTCAAGGATCAGGTCAAGGCCGCCACCGCCAGCCTCGAGAAGCAGTTCATCGTCCGCGCGCTCGAGCAGACCGCCCGCAACGTCACGCGCGCGGCGCAGCTCCTCAAGATCAGCCGCAAGTCGCTGCAGACCAAGATGAAGGAGTTCGGCCTGCGCGACGAGCCGACCGGCCCCTCGGCGGACCAGAAGAAGTAG
- a CDS encoding glutamine synthetase family protein, with translation MNEPVLRRFLEIPYNELEELNLAAKQQRLDRVPIDGIREERTRYLTDEKRIKAVTVCFTDLEGRLHMLDYDKKFLLGSVDNLTFDGSSIRGFSRQSESDLRLRVDWRSFYWLPADIFGPGKVLAFGDVLSRDGSPYPADFRSTLRQYTETLLAKKKLVCNAAPEIEGFLFRGHDAERRYRETGGFEFISTGGYYHSLPNAPLRRFIDTAAEAQRAMAFANEKDHPEVAPSQFEMNYAHTEVNVAADQIQIYKLLCRQAAHNLEMTASFLPKPVAGVNGSGMHCNLSLAKGGKNLFHDGKGRDGLSALGHDFTRRILSSGQEICLILNSSVNAYRRLDPRFEAPNQIRASAVDRGSMVRIPLGNGGSTRIEVRSVGPDGNPYLVLYALLRTGIEGPSLEERDTKRPRTRFLPDNIYDALRYFKTSAWIKELLGGDVAERFAGIKQEAADRCPRALGSIVKVAEIQFHHEVTNQYLWNQF, from the coding sequence ATGAACGAGCCGGTCCTTCGACGCTTCCTGGAGATCCCGTACAACGAGCTCGAGGAGCTGAACCTCGCGGCGAAGCAGCAGCGCCTGGATCGCGTGCCGATCGATGGGATCCGGGAGGAGCGGACCAGGTACCTGACCGACGAGAAGCGCATCAAGGCGGTCACCGTGTGCTTCACCGACCTCGAGGGGCGGCTGCACATGCTGGACTACGACAAGAAGTTCCTGCTCGGCTCGGTGGACAACCTGACGTTCGACGGATCCTCGATCCGGGGCTTCTCGCGGCAGAGCGAGTCGGACCTCCGGCTCCGGGTCGACTGGCGCTCGTTCTACTGGCTGCCCGCGGACATCTTCGGCCCCGGCAAGGTGCTGGCCTTCGGCGACGTCTTGTCCCGGGACGGGAGCCCGTACCCGGCCGACTTCCGCAGCACGCTGCGCCAGTACACCGAGACCCTCCTCGCGAAGAAGAAGCTCGTCTGCAACGCCGCGCCCGAGATCGAGGGCTTCCTCTTCAGGGGCCACGACGCCGAGCGGCGCTACCGCGAGACCGGCGGCTTCGAGTTCATCTCCACCGGGGGGTACTACCACTCGCTGCCGAACGCCCCGCTCCGGCGCTTCATCGACACCGCGGCCGAGGCGCAGCGCGCCATGGCGTTCGCGAACGAGAAGGACCACCCGGAGGTGGCGCCGTCGCAGTTCGAGATGAACTACGCGCACACCGAGGTGAACGTCGCCGCGGATCAGATCCAGATCTACAAGCTCCTCTGCCGGCAGGCGGCGCACAACCTCGAGATGACCGCCAGCTTCCTGCCCAAGCCCGTGGCCGGCGTCAACGGCAGCGGCATGCACTGCAACCTGTCGCTCGCCAAGGGCGGGAAGAACCTGTTCCATGACGGCAAGGGCCGGGACGGGCTGTCGGCGCTCGGCCACGACTTCACCCGGCGGATCCTCTCGAGCGGGCAGGAGATCTGCCTGATCCTCAACTCGAGCGTGAACGCGTACCGGCGGCTCGACCCGCGCTTCGAGGCGCCGAACCAGATCCGGGCGAGCGCCGTCGACCGCGGCTCCATGGTGCGCATCCCCCTCGGAAACGGCGGCTCGACGCGGATCGAGGTGCGCTCCGTGGGGCCGGACGGCAACCCCTACCTCGTGCTCTATGCGCTGCTGCGCACCGGGATCGAGGGCCCGTCGCTCGAGGAGCGCGACACGAAGCGGCCGCGCACGCGATTCCTGCCGGACAACATCTACGACGCGCTCCGGTACTTCAAGACGAGCGCGTGGATCAAGGAGCTCCTCGGCGGGGACGTCGCGGAGAGGTTCGCGGGCATCAAGCAGGAGGCGGCCGACAGGTGCCCGCGCGCCCTCGGGTCCATCGTGAAGGTGGCCGAGATCCAGTTCCACCACGAGGTGACGAACCAGTACCTCTGGAACCAGTTCTGA
- a CDS encoding PEGA domain-containing protein: MKTARAIGLALASLALVSFGCRDGAPTLVLKTAPPDATVVVDGYVHPGGTPHEIRFKAPGRYRLEVSRDGFTPIEMFVTLGSAERREQVVELIADDARVVDDRPLPPLDLPPSTAAFTVRITSSPSGAAVALRDPGSPTVRRAGVTPLAVDLPVIGATEVTLSLAGYSTHRRLVVPPAGGGEVQLDVVLARDGSGLKPPVFDDPLPPYALDPPDAKGYGYLSVQTNPWTAVYVDGKAIGNTPIADFRVATGSHGVLMENRDLGVRRKIEVFVRANEHVRLSENLK, translated from the coding sequence ATGAAAACTGCGCGCGCCATCGGGTTGGCCCTCGCGTCGCTGGCCCTCGTGTCGTTCGGATGTCGAGACGGGGCGCCGACGCTCGTCCTCAAGACCGCGCCGCCGGACGCGACGGTCGTCGTCGACGGGTACGTGCACCCGGGCGGGACGCCGCACGAGATCCGGTTCAAGGCGCCCGGGCGGTACCGACTCGAGGTGAGCCGCGACGGGTTCACGCCGATCGAGATGTTCGTCACGCTGGGCTCGGCCGAGCGGCGCGAGCAGGTCGTGGAGCTCATCGCGGACGACGCGCGCGTCGTGGACGACCGGCCGCTGCCGCCGCTCGATCTGCCGCCGTCGACCGCGGCGTTCACCGTGCGGATCACGTCGTCGCCGTCCGGGGCGGCCGTCGCGCTCCGCGATCCCGGAAGCCCGACCGTGCGCCGCGCCGGGGTCACGCCGCTCGCGGTCGACCTCCCGGTGATCGGTGCGACCGAGGTGACGCTGAGCTTGGCCGGCTACTCGACGCACCGCCGCCTCGTCGTGCCTCCCGCGGGGGGCGGCGAGGTGCAGCTCGACGTCGTGCTCGCGCGCGACGGCAGCGGGCTGAAGCCGCCCGTGTTCGACGATCCGCTGCCGCCGTACGCGCTCGATCCTCCGGACGCGAAGGGGTACGGCTACCTGTCGGTGCAGACCAACCCGTGGACCGCGGTGTACGTGGACGGCAAGGCGATCGGGAACACGCCGATCGCGGACTTCCGCGTCGCGACCGGGAGCCACGGCGTGCTCATGGAGAACCGCGACCTGGGCGTGCGCCGCAAGATCGAGGTGTTCGTCCGCGCGAACGAGCACGTCCGGCTGAGCGAGAACCTGAAGTAG
- a CDS encoding serine/threonine protein kinase has protein sequence MTDESDRPARDRAEIATAPTVSYAPGDAPTISIAPDTNAPTISASVAAGVPGAPDEEVSAEIPGRYLIKGEHARGGQARVMLAFDAHVGRDVAWKELLPEWHADDVGQTAAAVFARRFLREARITARLEHPNICPVHEIGQRADGRYYYTMRLVHGETLAQKLERCETLADRQKLLGPFWDVCNAMAFAHEHGIIHRDLKPGNIMVGEFGETVVLDWGLAKARGVDDVRNTELRPPVDDRRPEPARTTSGSCDATIDGSALGTPWYMSPEQARGAVEEMDERSDVWGLGAVLYEILTGKPPFDGANVMAVVAKVLADTVRPVRELCPTAPPELVGIAQKCLQRDKALRYGSAREMAEDVTAFMTGGRVRAHSYTSWELLKRFAARNKPALVAAVAILAVIVAALVVVAFAWRGEAASRDREREAHLASEYNLARAHVQQAQRLVGEQQFLAARVHALAALLHNPIHPGSASADPEFGGGDPAADRPRMEALSAIHRTSYRHIQELERTLRAPGAVLGAALSPDGGRVAACDQDGWLTVWKVAGGEVIFQEHVLPQRANAVAYSPDGARIAVGGAAEAILIRDAATGRAAAEIPAGGGIITALAYSPDGGRIVSGHDSGAVRLWDAATGAAGIAMPAHTDEVRGISFSPDGRLVATGSWDKTVKVVDLATGEARVTLPVPGDSVYAVAFSPDGKKIATGSYDGATRLWDAATGAPISAMEAGRDGVIAVAFSHDGRLLLSGGFDRSLRLWDVESGSLLMSVEGHKDAIYMVGFTRDGKRLISASQDGTVQVWGANASDGIVRLQHPDGVYAMAWSPDGRRIATGGWDRTVRLWDARTGSEQRVLEGHTDGVTGAAFSPDSALVATCGYDMTARIWDAATGELRHVLAGHTGPVVQVVFSPDGAILASVSHDRRARLWDARTGGMIALLDDHGGFAYGTAFSPDGRWLATTSFDRKVRLFDVAARKLARVLDGHTDWVSDVAFSPDGRLLISTSKDRTGIVWDTATWRPLRRLVGHKQWVNRVIFVPPDGRRAITAGDDGYAFLWDVETGNPLLRIDPGSAVADVALSPDGREVALGYPGTASIYPLVLPETGGDVAAQLAAAEREAGAQLDGFELVVKE, from the coding sequence GTGACGGACGAGAGCGACAGGCCCGCGCGCGACCGCGCCGAGATCGCGACCGCGCCGACCGTCTCCTACGCGCCGGGCGACGCGCCGACGATCTCCATCGCGCCGGACACGAACGCGCCGACGATCTCGGCCAGCGTGGCGGCGGGCGTGCCGGGCGCCCCGGACGAGGAGGTGAGCGCCGAGATCCCCGGCCGGTACCTGATCAAGGGCGAGCACGCGCGCGGCGGGCAGGCGCGGGTGATGCTCGCCTTCGACGCCCACGTGGGGCGCGACGTGGCGTGGAAGGAGCTCCTGCCGGAGTGGCACGCGGACGACGTCGGCCAGACCGCGGCCGCGGTGTTCGCCCGCCGCTTCCTGCGCGAGGCGCGCATCACCGCCCGCCTCGAGCACCCGAACATCTGCCCGGTGCACGAGATAGGCCAGCGCGCGGACGGCCGCTACTACTACACGATGCGGCTCGTGCACGGCGAGACGCTCGCCCAGAAGCTCGAGCGCTGCGAGACGCTCGCGGATCGCCAGAAGCTGCTCGGACCGTTCTGGGACGTGTGCAACGCGATGGCGTTCGCCCACGAGCACGGGATCATCCACCGCGATCTCAAGCCGGGCAACATCATGGTCGGCGAGTTCGGCGAGACCGTCGTGCTCGACTGGGGGCTCGCCAAGGCCCGCGGCGTGGACGACGTCCGCAACACGGAGCTCAGGCCGCCCGTCGACGACCGGCGGCCCGAACCGGCGCGGACCACCTCCGGGTCGTGCGACGCGACGATCGACGGCTCGGCGCTCGGGACGCCCTGGTACATGAGCCCGGAGCAGGCGCGGGGTGCGGTCGAGGAGATGGACGAGCGCTCGGACGTCTGGGGCCTCGGCGCGGTCTTGTACGAGATCCTGACCGGGAAGCCGCCGTTCGACGGCGCCAACGTGATGGCGGTGGTGGCCAAGGTGCTCGCGGACACGGTGCGGCCGGTGCGCGAGCTGTGCCCGACCGCGCCGCCCGAGCTCGTCGGGATCGCGCAGAAGTGCCTGCAGCGCGACAAGGCCTTGCGCTACGGCTCGGCGCGGGAGATGGCGGAGGACGTCACGGCGTTCATGACCGGCGGCCGCGTCCGGGCGCACTCGTACACGTCGTGGGAGCTGCTCAAGCGGTTCGCGGCGCGCAACAAGCCGGCGCTCGTGGCGGCGGTCGCGATCCTCGCGGTGATCGTCGCCGCGCTCGTGGTGGTCGCCTTCGCCTGGCGGGGCGAGGCGGCGTCCCGTGATCGCGAGCGGGAGGCGCACCTGGCCTCGGAGTACAACCTCGCGCGGGCACACGTCCAGCAGGCGCAGCGCCTCGTCGGCGAGCAGCAGTTCCTCGCCGCCAGGGTCCACGCCCTGGCCGCGTTGCTGCACAACCCGATCCACCCCGGGAGCGCGAGCGCCGACCCGGAGTTCGGCGGCGGCGATCCGGCCGCGGATCGGCCGCGGATGGAGGCGCTCTCCGCGATCCACCGCACCTCGTACCGGCACATCCAGGAGCTCGAGCGCACGCTGCGCGCGCCCGGGGCGGTGCTCGGCGCCGCGCTCTCGCCGGACGGCGGCCGCGTGGCCGCGTGCGATCAGGACGGCTGGCTCACGGTCTGGAAGGTGGCCGGCGGCGAGGTGATCTTCCAGGAGCACGTCCTGCCCCAGCGCGCCAACGCCGTCGCGTACTCTCCGGACGGCGCGCGGATCGCCGTGGGCGGCGCGGCGGAGGCGATCCTGATCCGGGACGCGGCCACCGGGCGCGCGGCGGCCGAGATCCCCGCGGGCGGCGGCATCATCACCGCGCTCGCGTACTCTCCGGACGGCGGCCGGATCGTCTCGGGCCACGACTCGGGCGCGGTGCGGCTGTGGGACGCCGCGACCGGCGCGGCCGGGATCGCGATGCCCGCGCACACGGACGAGGTGCGCGGCATCTCCTTCTCGCCGGACGGGCGGCTCGTCGCGACGGGCAGCTGGGACAAGACCGTCAAGGTCGTCGATCTGGCCACGGGAGAGGCGCGCGTGACGCTCCCGGTGCCGGGCGACAGCGTCTACGCGGTGGCGTTCTCGCCCGACGGAAAGAAGATCGCCACCGGATCGTACGACGGCGCCACGCGCCTGTGGGACGCCGCCACCGGCGCGCCGATCTCGGCCATGGAGGCCGGGCGGGACGGCGTGATCGCGGTCGCCTTCTCCCACGACGGCCGGCTGCTCCTGAGCGGCGGGTTCGACCGCAGCCTGCGGCTGTGGGACGTCGAGAGCGGCTCGCTGCTCATGTCGGTCGAGGGCCACAAGGACGCGATCTACATGGTGGGGTTCACGCGGGACGGGAAGCGCCTGATCTCCGCGTCGCAGGACGGCACGGTCCAGGTGTGGGGGGCCAACGCGAGCGACGGGATCGTGCGCCTCCAGCACCCGGACGGCGTGTACGCGATGGCGTGGTCGCCGGACGGCCGCCGCATCGCCACCGGCGGCTGGGACCGCACCGTGCGCCTGTGGGACGCGAGGACCGGCTCCGAGCAGCGCGTCCTCGAGGGGCACACGGACGGCGTGACCGGCGCCGCGTTCTCGCCGGACAGCGCGCTCGTCGCGACGTGCGGCTACGACATGACGGCGCGCATCTGGGACGCGGCGACCGGGGAGCTGCGGCACGTCCTCGCCGGGCACACGGGACCGGTCGTGCAGGTCGTCTTCTCGCCGGACGGCGCGATCCTCGCGAGCGTGTCCCACGACAGGCGGGCGCGGCTGTGGGACGCCCGGACCGGCGGGATGATCGCGCTGCTCGACGACCACGGGGGGTTCGCCTACGGCACCGCGTTCTCGCCGGACGGCAGATGGCTCGCCACGACGAGCTTCGACCGCAAGGTGCGGCTGTTCGACGTGGCGGCGCGCAAGCTCGCGCGCGTGCTCGACGGGCACACGGACTGGGTCTCGGACGTGGCGTTCTCACCGGACGGCCGCCTCTTGATCAGCACGAGCAAGGACCGGACCGGCATCGTGTGGGACACCGCGACGTGGCGCCCGCTGCGGCGCCTCGTGGGCCACAAGCAGTGGGTCAACCGGGTCATCTTCGTGCCCCCCGACGGGCGGCGCGCGATCACGGCCGGCGACGACGGCTACGCGTTCCTGTGGGACGTCGAGACCGGGAACCCGCTGCTGCGGATCGATCCGGGGAGCGCGGTGGCGGACGTGGCGTTGAGCCCGGACGGGCGCGAGGTCGCGCTCGGCTACCCCGGCACCGCGTCGATCTACCCGCTCGTGCTCCCCGAGACCGGCGGCGACGTCGCGGCGCAGCTCGCCGCGGCGGAGCGGGAGGCCGGCGCCCAGCTCGACGGGTTCGAGCTGGTGGTGAAGGAGTGA
- a CDS encoding phospholipid carrier-dependent glycosyltransferase has protein sequence MIVLGGSASNRVIAAVEIAVCVIVLALVVLLVGEMAYASSFSVDSLDVMRVFSDDETVAVSRLMKNLHEGDLDPRGFYNYGYVYNSLGFLALKLTSSLGLAGISVPSVAICLRLISIAAFAMCGVILFLTVKELGMRKHVAFAFSFLFLIFNDFVHWGWHIHPDVLQTLFILLSVYSLVRIRGYWRSIVVSSLFLGLAFGTKYSGIFALLVPLGVVVLRSLDASAERGKSKVVGRILFSILLICAVFVAAWLLANPHVVENRSELIKDLLYEKGHISRGHNASSSTDGLLWLGVLVGESSIWAILLLALGSFATVFVLSRAAYRRARDDVARVESKMDRGQGFVFVLLIYCVAAIAYLFFSVNMRAPRFLFHVWPAIVVVSAWGTSKLLMNYGGGGRFVGAALSVLVLVVCVPIYGKALRQLGDEVDGKQHSQYIDAGRWMEDHYDPNTKILAGFYSYVPKDRFRRGIVSYVVDLKMIERIKPDVIVYNKDIPGRFIWKKEGTALADREFVERKMDKSESHQKAMAYLLSEESEYQIVYEKPDIMIFEKKNSNRRLP, from the coding sequence GTGATCGTGCTCGGGGGTTCGGCTTCGAACCGCGTGATCGCCGCGGTCGAGATCGCCGTGTGCGTCATCGTCTTGGCCCTCGTCGTCCTTCTCGTCGGCGAAATGGCCTACGCGAGCTCGTTCTCCGTCGACAGCCTCGACGTCATGAGGGTGTTCAGCGACGACGAAACCGTGGCCGTTTCCCGCCTTATGAAGAATCTACACGAAGGCGATCTGGACCCTCGCGGGTTCTACAACTACGGATACGTTTACAACAGCCTCGGTTTCCTGGCGCTCAAGCTCACGTCTTCGCTTGGGCTCGCGGGCATCAGCGTTCCCTCGGTCGCGATCTGCCTTCGGCTGATCTCAATCGCGGCTTTCGCCATGTGCGGTGTCATCCTGTTCCTCACCGTGAAGGAGCTGGGGATGAGGAAGCACGTCGCCTTTGCGTTCTCCTTCCTTTTCCTCATTTTCAACGACTTCGTTCATTGGGGCTGGCACATCCACCCGGACGTGTTGCAGACGCTGTTCATCTTGCTGTCGGTCTACTCTTTGGTGAGGATCCGGGGTTACTGGCGCTCCATCGTCGTCTCCTCGCTGTTTCTCGGCTTGGCGTTCGGCACCAAGTACTCGGGGATTTTCGCCCTCCTCGTCCCGTTGGGTGTCGTCGTGTTGAGATCGCTGGACGCTTCGGCCGAGAGAGGGAAGTCGAAGGTGGTCGGGAGGATTCTGTTTTCGATCCTCCTGATCTGCGCCGTCTTCGTCGCGGCTTGGCTGTTGGCGAACCCTCATGTCGTAGAGAACCGCAGCGAGCTCATCAAAGATCTGCTCTACGAGAAAGGCCATATTTCGAGGGGACACAACGCGTCGTCGTCGACGGACGGGCTTCTCTGGCTCGGGGTGCTGGTCGGCGAGTCCTCCATTTGGGCCATTCTGCTTCTGGCGCTCGGATCGTTCGCCACCGTGTTCGTTTTGTCGCGCGCGGCTTACCGGCGAGCGAGGGATGACGTCGCGCGTGTCGAATCCAAAATGGATCGAGGGCAGGGATTCGTTTTCGTTCTGCTGATCTATTGCGTCGCCGCGATCGCTTATCTGTTCTTCTCGGTGAACATGCGGGCACCTCGATTCCTTTTTCACGTTTGGCCGGCGATCGTGGTGGTCAGCGCCTGGGGAACATCGAAATTATTGATGAATTACGGGGGGGGGGGGCGGTTCGTCGGTGCGGCCCTCTCGGTTCTCGTGCTTGTGGTCTGCGTTCCAATCTACGGGAAGGCTCTCAGACAGCTGGGTGATGAAGTCGATGGGAAGCAGCACAGCCAGTACATCGATGCCGGTCGATGGATGGAAGATCACTACGACCCGAACACGAAGATCTTGGCCGGCTTCTACAGCTACGTCCCGAAGGATCGCTTTCGGCGTGGAATCGTTTCCTATGTCGTGGACTTGAAAATGATCGAGAGAATCAAGCCCGACGTTATTGTGTACAACAAAGACATTCCCGGGAGATTCATCTGGAAAAAGGAGGGAACCGCGCTGGCGGACAGGGAGTTCGTCGAGCGGAAAATGGACAAGTCCGAGTCGCACCAGAAGGCGATGGCCTATCTCTTGTCCGAAGAGAGCGAATACCAGATAGTTTACGAGAAACCGGACATCATGATTTTCGAAAAGAAGAATTCCAACAGGCGCCTCCCTTGA